A genome region from Nicotiana tabacum cultivar K326 chromosome 13, ASM71507v2, whole genome shotgun sequence includes the following:
- the LOC142167909 gene encoding uncharacterized protein LOC142167909 isoform X2, with the protein MDKGWMHERKFSKKYIEGVQSFMQLVRSNFDRNSKVRCPCQDCLNIDFQTQEVVYDHLLIKGITGSYVQWIYHGEQSQRRDKDEAIYNDDEDEDEDEDEDEEHDNNDGINVMLEDVSGRSFANFSGETITGNNICGNMHEKEAKKFDKLLEEAEHELYPGCQKFSKLSFLVKLLHLKVYNHWSNKSFNMLLELLREVLPNGEALPKSYYDARNMLQGLGLGYISINACKYDCVLYWGELKDRQECPHCGTSRWKINNRKDKKIPHKVLRYFPLKPRLQRLFMSRKTSEDMRWHKEKRLDEPNVLRHPADCEEWKEFDKNHEWFAQEPRNIRLGLATDGFNPFGNMSTTYSMWPVILVPYNLPPWKCFKDPFMLMSLLIPGPQAPGKDIDVYLRPLVDELNELWSEGVDTFDASIGESFKMHAAVIWTINDFPAYGNLSGWSTKGYMACPTCNKDAPSHKLRSKICYMDHRRYLEPKHTWRRSKKFDGKIEKRLKPKQLSGDDVLQQLNFLSTYRPGKHPNNKKRKRLLEELNWVRKSILFELPYWKSLKLRHNLDIMHIEKNICENILGTILNIEGKTKDTYKARQDLKDMNIRKELWLQDNGSSYTMPAACYNMSKSEKKEFCKFLKSVKFPDGYASNISCRVSADDDKITGLKSHDYHVLLQRLLPIAIRGFVNKDVSSALIELGDFFQRICCKTLRKDDLEQLEKNIILILCKLEMIFPPAFFDVMVHLAVHLPREAMYGGPVQYRWMYKIERFLCKLKRYVRNKARPEGSIAEGYLIDECLTFCSMYLTGIETRFNREDRNDHDGSSNKDELVLDIFSKCARPFGDGHYDTIPKKDFDMARWEHKEELMKQVVANIEEKHREQFPLWFKRKIMQLYNKEKSVSINKLYPLAIGPDVRGRTYTGCTVNGVRYHIQRRDELRKSQNCGLVVEGYHENEVIDFYGIITDMIELEYLNGNPVLLFKCKWFDLRKKTGMQKDKNFTSINVNRFWYEHDSFVLATQARQVFYIDDPKLGENWRIVLKFQDRHLYDVPEMQNSKTENGELYITNDEVYQDVSLESNSIVNDADNMLSQLHRDDVDSITLDATVIELKAQTEHEVGYDEENSDEEDDTMVEYISDHEENEGNEGNNSTNDDEVDNTDDDDDDIGFMM; encoded by the exons ATGGATAAAGGTTGGATGCATGAACGAAagttttctaaaaaatatattGAGGGTGTTCAATCTTTTATGCAACTCGTTCGGTCAAACTTTGATCGAAATTCTAAAGTTCGATGTCCATGTCAAGACTGTTTAAATATAGATTTTCAAACACAAGAAGTAGTGTATGACCACTTGTTGATAAAAGGAATTACGGGAAGTTACGTGCAATGGATATACCATGGGGAACAATCGCAAAGGAGAGATAAAGATGAAGCAATTTACAACGATGACGAGGACGAGGACGAGGacgaagatgaagatgaagaacatGACAACAATGATGGAATTAACGTTATGTTAGAAGATGTCAGTGGAAGATCATTTGCCAATTTTTCGGGGGAGACAATAACTGGTAATAATATATGTGGTAATATGCATGAGAAGGAAGCCAAAAAGTTTGACAAATTGTTGGAAGAAGCTGAACATGAATTATACCCGGGATGTCAGAAATTCTCAAAGTTGTCATTCCTTGTGAAGTTGCTACACTTGAAAGTGTACAATCATTGGAGTAATAAGTCATTTAATATGTTGCTAGAGTTACTAAGAGAGGTATTGCCAAATGGTGAGGCACTTCCTAAGTCATATTATGATGCTAGAAACATGCTGCAAGGTTTGGGATTAGGATACATTTCCATCAATGCTTGCAAATATGATTGTGTGCTTTATTGGGGTGAGCTTAAAGATAGACAAGAGTGTCCACATTGTGGTACTTCGAGGTGGAAAATTAATAACAGAAAGGATAAAAAGATTCCTCATAAAGTCTTGCGATATTTTCCATTAAAACCGAGACTTCAAAGGTTATTTATGTCAAGAAAAACAAGTGAGGACATGAGGTGGCATAAAGAAAAACGTCTTGATGAGCCAAATGTATTAAGGCATCCTGCTGATTGTGAAGAGTGGAAAGAATTTGACAAGAATCATGAGTGGTTTGCACAAGAACCTCGGAATATTAGACTTGGCCTTGCAACCGATGGTTTTAATCCATTTGGTAACATGAGCACAACTTATAGTATGTGGCCTGTCATTCTAGTTCCTTATAATCTTCCTCCTTGGAAATGTTTTAAGGATCCATTTATGTTAATGTCATTGCTTATTCCTGGTCCTCAAGCACCAGGAAAGGATATTGATGTTTATTTGCGTCCTTTGGTTGATGAATTGAATGAGTTATGGAGTGAAGGTGTAGATACATTTGATGCATCAATAGGGGAGTCCTTCAAGATGCACGCTGCTGTTATATGGACCATAAACGATTTTCCAGCTTATG GTAATTTATCTGGATGGAGTACTAAGGGATACATGGCATGTCCTACTTGCAATAAAGATGCACCTTCACACAAGTTAAGAAGTAAAATCTGTTATATGGATCATCGCCGGTATCTTGAACCTAAGCACACATGGAGAAGAAGCAAAAAATTTGATGGTAAGATAGAAAaaagattaaaaccaaaacaGCTATCAGGAGATGATGTCTTACAACAATTGAATTTTCTTAGTACTTATAGACCAGGAAAACACCCaaataataagaaaagaaaacGTCTTCTTGAAGAGTTGAATTGGGTGAGGAAAAGTATTTTATTTGAGTTGCCATATTGGAAGAGCTTGAAGTTGCGACACAATTTAGACATCATGCACATAGAAAAGAACATTTGCGAGAATATTTTGGGGACAATACTGAATATTGAAGGAAAAACTAAGGACACATATAAAGCAAGACAAGATCTTAAGGATATGAACATAAGAAAAGAACTATGGTTACAGGATAATGGTTCTAGTTATACAATGCCGGCTGCTTGTTATAATATgtcaaaaagtgaaaaaaaagagtTCTGTAAATTTTTAAAATCAGTTAAATTTCCTGATGGTTATGCTTCAAATATCTCATGTCGTGTAAGTGCGGATGATGATAAGATAACTGGACTCAAAAGTCATGACTATCATGTTTTGTTGCAACGACTGTTGCCTATTGCTATTCGTGGATTTGTAAATAAAGATGTCTCTTCAGCATTGATTGAGTTAGGCGATTTCTTTCAACGAATATGTTGCAAGACTTTGAGAAAAGATGACTTAGAACAACTAGAAAagaatataattttaatattgtgTAAGCTTGAGATGATCTTTCCACCTGCTTTCTTTGATGTTATGGTACATTTGGCTGTGCATTTACCACGAGAGGCTATGTATGGGGGACCAGTACAATATCGTTGGATGTACAAAATTGAAAGATTTTTGTGCAAGCTTAAGCGTTATGTGCGAAACAAGGCACGACCAGAAGGTTCTATTGCAGAAGGCTATCTTATTGATGAATGTTTGACATTTTGCTCTATGTATCTTACTGGCATCGAAACTAGATTTAATCGTGAAGATCGAAATGATCATGATGGATCTAGTAACAAAGATGAACTTGTTCTGGACATATTCTCAAAGTGTGCTAGACCATTTGGAGATGGACACTATGATACCATACCAAAGAAAGATTTTGATATGGCTCGGTG GGAGCATAAAGAAGAGTTGATGAAGCAAGTTGTTGCGAATATAGAAGAGAAACATAGAGAACAATTTCCTTTATGGTTCAAAAGGAAA ATTATGCAATTATATAATAAGGAAAAGTCAGTGTCTATCAATAAGTTATATCCTTTGGCAATAGGACCTGATGTGCGTGGAAGAACATATACTGGGTGTACCGTAAATGGTGTTAGGTACCATATTCAAAGACGCGATGAACTACGTAAAAGTCAAAATTGCGGTCTAGTTGTTGAAGGCTATCATGAAAATGAGGTGATTGATTTTTATGGTATTATAACTGACATGATTGAGTTAGAGTATCTTAATGGCAATCCAGTTCTGCTATTTAAATGCAAGTGGTTTGATCTTCGCAAGAAGACAGGGATGCAAAAAGATAAAAATTTTACGAGCATCAATGTTAATAGATTTTGGTATGAACATGATTCTTTTGTACTAGCGACTCAAGCAAGGCAAGTATTTTATATTGATGATCCGAAGTTGGGAGAAAATTGGCGAATTGTCCTAAAATTTCAAGATAGACACTTATATGATGTGCCAGAGATGCAAAATTCAAAGACAGAAAATGGCGAATTGTATATTACAAATGATGAAGTATATCAAGATGTATCACTTGAAAGTAATTCAATTGTCAATGATGCGGATAATATGCTGAGTCAACTACATAGAGATGATGTTGATTCGATTACCCTAGATGCAACTGTAATTGAATTGAAGGCTCAGACAGAACATGAAGTTGGTTATGACGAAGAAAATTCTGACGAAGAGGATGACACAATGGTAGAGTACATTAGTGATCATGAGGAGAATGAGGGGAATGAAGGTAATAATAGTACTAATGACGATGAAGTCGATAAcacagatgatgatgatgatgacattGGTTTTATGATGTAA
- the LOC142167909 gene encoding uncharacterized protein LOC142167909 isoform X1, with the protein MDKGWMHERKFSKKYIEGVQSFMQLVRSNFDRNSKVRCPCQDCLNIDFQTQEVVYDHLLIKGITGSYVQWIYHGEQSQRRDKDEAIYNDDEDEDEDEDEDEEHDNNDGINVMLEDVSGRSFANFSGETITGNNICGNMHEKEAKKFDKLLEEAEHELYPGCQKFSKLSFLVKLLHLKVYNHWSNKSFNMLLELLREVLPNGEALPKSYYDARNMLQGLGLGYISINACKYDCVLYWGELKDRQECPHCGTSRWKINNRKDKKIPHKVLRYFPLKPRLQRLFMSRKTSEDMRWHKEKRLDEPNVLRHPADCEEWKEFDKNHEWFAQEPRNIRLGLATDGFNPFGNMSTTYSMWPVILVPYNLPPWKCFKDPFMLMSLLIPGPQAPGKDIDVYLRPLVDELNELWSEGVDTFDASIGESFKMHAAVIWTINDFPAYGNLSGWSTKGYMACPTCNKDAPSHKLRSKICYMDHRRYLEPKHTWRRSKKFDGKIEKRLKPKQLSGDDVLQQLNFLSTYRPGKHPNNKKRKRLLEELNWVRKSILFELPYWKSLKLRHNLDIMHIEKNICENILGTILNIEGKTKDTYKARQDLKDMNIRKELWLQDNGSSYTMPAACYNMSKSEKKEFCKFLKSVKFPDGYASNISCRVSADDDKITGLKSHDYHVLLQRLLPIAIRGFVNKDVSSALIELGDFFQRICCKTLRKDDLEQLEKNIILILCKLEMIFPPAFFDVMVHLAVHLPREAMYGGPVQYRWMYKIERFLCKLKRYVRNKARPEGSIAEGYLIDECLTFCSMYLTGIETRFNREDRNDHDGSSNKDELVLDIFSKCARPFGDGHYDTIPKKDFDMARWYVLTNCEEVEPFLREHKEELMKQVVANIEEKHREQFPLWFKRKIMQLYNKEKSVSINKLYPLAIGPDVRGRTYTGCTVNGVRYHIQRRDELRKSQNCGLVVEGYHENEVIDFYGIITDMIELEYLNGNPVLLFKCKWFDLRKKTGMQKDKNFTSINVNRFWYEHDSFVLATQARQVFYIDDPKLGENWRIVLKFQDRHLYDVPEMQNSKTENGELYITNDEVYQDVSLESNSIVNDADNMLSQLHRDDVDSITLDATVIELKAQTEHEVGYDEENSDEEDDTMVEYISDHEENEGNEGNNSTNDDEVDNTDDDDDDIGFMM; encoded by the exons ATGGATAAAGGTTGGATGCATGAACGAAagttttctaaaaaatatattGAGGGTGTTCAATCTTTTATGCAACTCGTTCGGTCAAACTTTGATCGAAATTCTAAAGTTCGATGTCCATGTCAAGACTGTTTAAATATAGATTTTCAAACACAAGAAGTAGTGTATGACCACTTGTTGATAAAAGGAATTACGGGAAGTTACGTGCAATGGATATACCATGGGGAACAATCGCAAAGGAGAGATAAAGATGAAGCAATTTACAACGATGACGAGGACGAGGACGAGGacgaagatgaagatgaagaacatGACAACAATGATGGAATTAACGTTATGTTAGAAGATGTCAGTGGAAGATCATTTGCCAATTTTTCGGGGGAGACAATAACTGGTAATAATATATGTGGTAATATGCATGAGAAGGAAGCCAAAAAGTTTGACAAATTGTTGGAAGAAGCTGAACATGAATTATACCCGGGATGTCAGAAATTCTCAAAGTTGTCATTCCTTGTGAAGTTGCTACACTTGAAAGTGTACAATCATTGGAGTAATAAGTCATTTAATATGTTGCTAGAGTTACTAAGAGAGGTATTGCCAAATGGTGAGGCACTTCCTAAGTCATATTATGATGCTAGAAACATGCTGCAAGGTTTGGGATTAGGATACATTTCCATCAATGCTTGCAAATATGATTGTGTGCTTTATTGGGGTGAGCTTAAAGATAGACAAGAGTGTCCACATTGTGGTACTTCGAGGTGGAAAATTAATAACAGAAAGGATAAAAAGATTCCTCATAAAGTCTTGCGATATTTTCCATTAAAACCGAGACTTCAAAGGTTATTTATGTCAAGAAAAACAAGTGAGGACATGAGGTGGCATAAAGAAAAACGTCTTGATGAGCCAAATGTATTAAGGCATCCTGCTGATTGTGAAGAGTGGAAAGAATTTGACAAGAATCATGAGTGGTTTGCACAAGAACCTCGGAATATTAGACTTGGCCTTGCAACCGATGGTTTTAATCCATTTGGTAACATGAGCACAACTTATAGTATGTGGCCTGTCATTCTAGTTCCTTATAATCTTCCTCCTTGGAAATGTTTTAAGGATCCATTTATGTTAATGTCATTGCTTATTCCTGGTCCTCAAGCACCAGGAAAGGATATTGATGTTTATTTGCGTCCTTTGGTTGATGAATTGAATGAGTTATGGAGTGAAGGTGTAGATACATTTGATGCATCAATAGGGGAGTCCTTCAAGATGCACGCTGCTGTTATATGGACCATAAACGATTTTCCAGCTTATG GTAATTTATCTGGATGGAGTACTAAGGGATACATGGCATGTCCTACTTGCAATAAAGATGCACCTTCACACAAGTTAAGAAGTAAAATCTGTTATATGGATCATCGCCGGTATCTTGAACCTAAGCACACATGGAGAAGAAGCAAAAAATTTGATGGTAAGATAGAAAaaagattaaaaccaaaacaGCTATCAGGAGATGATGTCTTACAACAATTGAATTTTCTTAGTACTTATAGACCAGGAAAACACCCaaataataagaaaagaaaacGTCTTCTTGAAGAGTTGAATTGGGTGAGGAAAAGTATTTTATTTGAGTTGCCATATTGGAAGAGCTTGAAGTTGCGACACAATTTAGACATCATGCACATAGAAAAGAACATTTGCGAGAATATTTTGGGGACAATACTGAATATTGAAGGAAAAACTAAGGACACATATAAAGCAAGACAAGATCTTAAGGATATGAACATAAGAAAAGAACTATGGTTACAGGATAATGGTTCTAGTTATACAATGCCGGCTGCTTGTTATAATATgtcaaaaagtgaaaaaaaagagtTCTGTAAATTTTTAAAATCAGTTAAATTTCCTGATGGTTATGCTTCAAATATCTCATGTCGTGTAAGTGCGGATGATGATAAGATAACTGGACTCAAAAGTCATGACTATCATGTTTTGTTGCAACGACTGTTGCCTATTGCTATTCGTGGATTTGTAAATAAAGATGTCTCTTCAGCATTGATTGAGTTAGGCGATTTCTTTCAACGAATATGTTGCAAGACTTTGAGAAAAGATGACTTAGAACAACTAGAAAagaatataattttaatattgtgTAAGCTTGAGATGATCTTTCCACCTGCTTTCTTTGATGTTATGGTACATTTGGCTGTGCATTTACCACGAGAGGCTATGTATGGGGGACCAGTACAATATCGTTGGATGTACAAAATTGAAAGATTTTTGTGCAAGCTTAAGCGTTATGTGCGAAACAAGGCACGACCAGAAGGTTCTATTGCAGAAGGCTATCTTATTGATGAATGTTTGACATTTTGCTCTATGTATCTTACTGGCATCGAAACTAGATTTAATCGTGAAGATCGAAATGATCATGATGGATCTAGTAACAAAGATGAACTTGTTCTGGACATATTCTCAAAGTGTGCTAGACCATTTGGAGATGGACACTATGATACCATACCAAAGAAAGATTTTGATATGGCTCGGTGGTATGTGTTGACTAATTGCGAAGAAGTAGAACCTTTTCTTCG GGAGCATAAAGAAGAGTTGATGAAGCAAGTTGTTGCGAATATAGAAGAGAAACATAGAGAACAATTTCCTTTATGGTTCAAAAGGAAA ATTATGCAATTATATAATAAGGAAAAGTCAGTGTCTATCAATAAGTTATATCCTTTGGCAATAGGACCTGATGTGCGTGGAAGAACATATACTGGGTGTACCGTAAATGGTGTTAGGTACCATATTCAAAGACGCGATGAACTACGTAAAAGTCAAAATTGCGGTCTAGTTGTTGAAGGCTATCATGAAAATGAGGTGATTGATTTTTATGGTATTATAACTGACATGATTGAGTTAGAGTATCTTAATGGCAATCCAGTTCTGCTATTTAAATGCAAGTGGTTTGATCTTCGCAAGAAGACAGGGATGCAAAAAGATAAAAATTTTACGAGCATCAATGTTAATAGATTTTGGTATGAACATGATTCTTTTGTACTAGCGACTCAAGCAAGGCAAGTATTTTATATTGATGATCCGAAGTTGGGAGAAAATTGGCGAATTGTCCTAAAATTTCAAGATAGACACTTATATGATGTGCCAGAGATGCAAAATTCAAAGACAGAAAATGGCGAATTGTATATTACAAATGATGAAGTATATCAAGATGTATCACTTGAAAGTAATTCAATTGTCAATGATGCGGATAATATGCTGAGTCAACTACATAGAGATGATGTTGATTCGATTACCCTAGATGCAACTGTAATTGAATTGAAGGCTCAGACAGAACATGAAGTTGGTTATGACGAAGAAAATTCTGACGAAGAGGATGACACAATGGTAGAGTACATTAGTGATCATGAGGAGAATGAGGGGAATGAAGGTAATAATAGTACTAATGACGATGAAGTCGATAAcacagatgatgatgatgatgacattGGTTTTATGATGTAA
- the LOC142168415 gene encoding uncharacterized protein LOC142168415, whose amino-acid sequence MAPGGRVSRQTTITGASTQASLSSDPSNSNNPIPNTDDSTRIRKGRGRTMGKGLEKMKKSIGRKMVIDIPVGKGRPVEAIPSAKLSNELGIIARNFLSLPNRWKELTREDKDAALIRCHEKFEINLDEHYTKDSCEDILKNRSRQWRYKLKKLFECASSEEEARKIEVPELTPENWNRLCDMWANPEHKRRCEINKVNRTKLKSNHFMGSRAFVAARAEIGVNEHGGVEPNRIEFYKSTHYSSEKGWSSPEAETNYNKMRDLRARSVSEQNPMTIDEIADNVLGTRSGYIKGLGYGPKPNTTTSTKRRTAELEDSLRRAKEDAATAQRGLQERLNAAETEVANQQIQIQTLTSELGTVRARQEEILNQMQRHFIGSSPSRLEVLHL is encoded by the exons ATGGCACCGGGCGGACGTGTCTCTAGACAAACCACAATTACAGGTGCTTCCACTCAAGCAAGCCTATCATCTGATCCATCAAATAGTAATAATCCTATTCCTAATACAG ATGATTCAACTAGAATCAGGAAAGGTCGTGGAAGGACAATGGGAAAAGGTCTTGAGAAAATGAAGAAGTCTATAGGAAGAAAGATGGTTATAGACATCCCAGTTGGTAAAGGAAGGCCAGTTGAGGCAATTCCATCAGCAAAGCTATCAAATGAGTTAGGAATTATTGCTCGCAACTTTCTTTCGCTTCCAAACAGGTGGAAGGAACTCACAAGAGAGGATAAGGATGCAGCATTAATTAGATGCCAT GAGAAGTTTGAAATTAACTTGGACGAGCATTACACCAAAGATAGCTGTGAGGATATTCTGAAAAATAGAAGTCGACAATGGCGCTACAAATTAAAAAAGCTATTTGAATGTGCAAGCTCTGAGGAAGAGGCTCGTAAAATTGAAGTGCCAGAGTTGACCCCGGAAAATTGGAATAGGCTCTGTGACATGTGGGCGAATCCAGAGCATAAG AGACGATGCGAGATAAACAAGGTCAATCGAACAAAGTTGAAATCTAATCATTTCATGGGGTCAAGAGCTTTTGTAGCTGCTCGTGCTGAAATT GGTGTGAATGAACATGGAGGAGTAGAGCCAAATAGGATTGAGTTCTACAAAAGCACCCATTACTCGAGTGAAAAAGGATGGTCATCTCCAGAGGCTGAGACTAACTAT aacaaaatgagagactTGAGAGCTCGGTCTGTTTCTGAACAGAATCCAATGACTATTGATGAAATTGCTGATAATGTACTTGGTACAAGGTCGGGATATATTAAAGGCCTTGGCTATGGTCCAAAGCCTAATACAACTACGTCAACAAAAAGAAGGACAGCAGAATTAGAGGACTCTCTTAGGAGGGCAAAAGAGGATGCTGCTACTGCCCAACGTGGTTTACAAGAACGTTTGAATGCAGCTGAAACTGAGGTAGCAAATCAGCAGATACAGATACAAACATTAACTTCTGAGTTGGGTACTGTACGGGCACGCCAAGAGGAGATATTAAACCAAATGCAGCGTCATTTTATTGGCTCATCACCATCAAGGTTAGAAGTACTACATCTTTAA